A genomic segment from Thermodesulfobacteriota bacterium encodes:
- a CDS encoding Fur family transcriptional regulator, producing MKDKKERFERIIEKLRDSGHKITPQRLAIVKILATSEGHPSVENIHSRIKKDFPTMSLATVYRNIVLIKSLGEVLELGFPDGSNRYDGNKPYSHPHVICVKCGKIVDPDLDSLDSMKKEVASETGFKILNHRLDFFGVCGDCLSKKIKR from the coding sequence TTGAAAGACAAAAAAGAAAGATTTGAACGCATCATTGAAAAATTAAGGGACAGCGGCCACAAGATAACGCCCCAGCGGCTGGCCATTGTAAAAATTCTGGCCACAAGCGAAGGCCATCCCAGCGTGGAGAATATCCATAGCCGGATCAAAAAAGACTTTCCGACCATGAGTCTGGCCACGGTTTACAGAAACATTGTATTGATTAAGTCTCTTGGCGAAGTTCTTGAACTGGGGTTTCCGGACGGGAGCAATCGCTATGACGGCAACAAACCGTATTCTCATCCACACGTCATCTGCGTTAAATGCGGGAAAATTGTCGACCCGGACCTGGACAGCCTCGACAGCATGAAAAAAGAGGTGGCTTCAGAAACGGGCTTTAAAATCCTGAACCATCGGCTGGACTTTTTCGGTGTCTGCGGTGACTGCCTGTCCAAAAAGATAAAAAGATAG
- the katG gene encoding catalase/peroxidase HPI: protein MDQDSKRPIMGSTASGGMSNRDWWPNQLNLKMLHQQDAKSNPMGGEFNYAKEFKKLNLAAVKKDLVALMTDSQEWWPADYGHYGGLFIRMAWHSAGTYRMGDGRGGAGSGSQRLAPLNSWPDNVNLDKARRLLWPIKKKYGKKISWADLMILAGNCALESMGFKTFGFAGGRVDVWEPEEDINWGSESEWLGDKRYSGDRELDNPLAAVQMGLIYVNPEGPNGNPDPVASGRDVLETFARMAMDPEETVALVAGGHTFGKCHGAGPASHVGPEPEAAPIEQQGLGWKSSFGTGKGGDTIGSGIEGAWKPYPTRWDMGYLKVLFKYEWELVKSPAGAHQWLAKDVAEEDMVMDAHDPSKKHRPMMTTADLSLRYDPVMGPIARRFSQDPKAFADAFARAWFKLTHRDMGPRSRYLGPEVPREELLWQDPLPAVNHKLIGARDITDLKRRILSSGLSVSQLVYTAWSSAATFRGSDKRGGANGARIRLEPQKNWHVNQPEQLDAVLKKLDKIRKAFNGEQSDGKKVSLADLIVLGGCAAVEQAAKNAGCKVTVPFKPGRTDASQKQTDDVSFAVLEPLADGFRNYLKARYSVSAEELLVDKAQLLTLTAPEMTVLVGGMRVLNANFGQSQHGVFTDRPETLTNDFFVNLLDMGTVWKPTAEDGCVFEGRDRATGELKWTATRVDLIFGANSQLRAVAEVYACEDGQEKFVNDFVAAWNKVMSADRFDLA, encoded by the coding sequence ATGGATCAAGACAGCAAACGACCGATAATGGGATCTACTGCCAGCGGGGGGATGTCGAACCGGGACTGGTGGCCGAACCAGTTGAATCTGAAGATGCTGCATCAGCAGGATGCCAAGAGCAATCCCATGGGCGGGGAATTCAACTATGCCAAAGAATTCAAGAAACTGAACCTGGCGGCCGTAAAAAAGGATCTGGTTGCCCTGATGACCGACTCCCAGGAGTGGTGGCCGGCCGATTACGGCCACTATGGCGGGCTTTTCATCCGCATGGCCTGGCACAGCGCCGGCACTTACCGCATGGGTGACGGCCGCGGCGGCGCCGGGTCCGGATCCCAGCGCCTGGCCCCTTTGAACAGCTGGCCCGACAACGTCAATCTGGACAAGGCGCGTCGGCTGCTCTGGCCGATCAAGAAGAAATACGGCAAAAAGATCTCCTGGGCTGATTTGATGATCCTGGCCGGCAACTGCGCCCTGGAGTCCATGGGCTTTAAAACCTTCGGATTTGCCGGCGGGCGCGTGGACGTCTGGGAACCGGAGGAGGACATCAACTGGGGCAGCGAGAGCGAATGGCTCGGGGATAAACGCTACTCCGGCGACCGGGAGCTGGACAATCCTCTGGCCGCCGTGCAGATGGGCCTGATTTACGTCAATCCGGAAGGGCCCAACGGCAACCCGGACCCGGTCGCCTCCGGCCGCGACGTTCTCGAAACCTTCGCGCGTATGGCCATGGACCCCGAGGAGACCGTGGCCCTGGTGGCCGGCGGTCATACCTTCGGCAAGTGCCACGGTGCCGGTCCGGCCTCTCATGTGGGACCGGAACCCGAAGCTGCCCCCATCGAGCAGCAGGGGCTCGGCTGGAAGAGCAGCTTCGGCACCGGCAAGGGCGGCGACACCATCGGCAGCGGTATCGAAGGCGCCTGGAAGCCGTACCCGACCCGATGGGACATGGGCTATCTGAAGGTGCTGTTCAAGTACGAATGGGAGCTGGTCAAGAGCCCGGCCGGCGCGCATCAATGGCTGGCCAAGGACGTGGCCGAAGAGGACATGGTCATGGACGCCCATGACCCGTCCAAAAAACACCGGCCCATGATGACCACGGCGGACCTTTCTCTTCGCTATGACCCGGTCATGGGACCCATCGCCCGCCGGTTCAGCCAGGACCCCAAGGCCTTTGCCGATGCCTTTGCCCGGGCCTGGTTCAAGCTGACCCACCGCGACATGGGGCCCCGCTCGCGCTATCTCGGACCGGAAGTCCCCAGGGAAGAACTCCTCTGGCAGGACCCGCTGCCCGCGGTCAATCACAAACTGATCGGCGCCAGGGATATCACCGACCTGAAGCGCAGGATCCTGTCCTCGGGTCTGTCGGTTTCTCAACTGGTCTACACCGCCTGGTCCTCGGCCGCCACGTTCCGCGGTTCGGACAAACGCGGCGGGGCCAACGGGGCGCGTATCCGCCTGGAGCCGCAGAAGAACTGGCATGTCAACCAGCCGGAGCAACTGGACGCTGTTTTAAAGAAACTGGACAAGATCCGCAAGGCGTTCAACGGAGAACAGTCCGATGGAAAGAAGGTCTCCCTGGCCGATCTGATCGTGCTGGGCGGGTGCGCCGCCGTCGAGCAGGCGGCCAAAAATGCCGGCTGCAAAGTGACCGTTCCCTTCAAGCCGGGGCGTACGGACGCGTCGCAGAAACAGACCGACGACGTGTCATTTGCCGTGCTGGAGCCGCTGGCCGACGGGTTCCGTAATTATCTCAAAGCCAGGTACAGTGTTTCGGCCGAGGAACTGCTGGTTGACAAGGCCCAGTTGCTGACCCTGACCGCGCCGGAGATGACGGTTCTGGTCGGCGGCATGCGTGTTTTAAACGCCAACTTCGGCCAGTCTCAACACGGTGTCTTCACCGATCGGCCGGAGACGCTCACCAATGACTTTTTCGTGAACCTGCTTGACATGGGCACGGTCTGGAAGCCGACCGCGGAAGACGGATGCGTGTTCGAAGGCCGTGACCGGGCCACCGGTGAACTCAAGTGGACCGCCACCCGGGTCGATCTGATTTTCGGGGCCAACTCCCAGCTTCGCGCCGTCGCGGAGGTTTACGCCTGTGAGGACGGCCAGGAAAAGTTCGTGAATGATTTTGTAGCGGCCTGGAACAAGGTCATGAGCGCGGATCGTTTTGACCTGGCCTGA
- a CDS encoding molybdopterin-dependent oxidoreductase: protein MATSRKGICGLCFHSPGCGVTVHFDDDNKIDRLEPDPEAPLGGILCPMASAAKEIIYSASRLAHPLKRVGPRGTYEFTPISWDEALDTIARKLNAVKQAHGAEAAGFYAGTGSYERSFKDAFQLKGSEIYLASSILFPFGSPNTFGVGAPCYTSLGVLAPKLTMGCLHIDMFSDVDNSDLILVWGTDPSTSTPPAMFERLRTAADEGAEIVVIDPRKTRAADLPGSEWLPIRPGSDGALALGLAHVLIRDDLYDGPFVKQWTLGFDDFADYVEAFTPAHVSGLTGIPAGRIEDLARRIVHAEGASYIMYTGLEYTRSGVQNIRAVMVLWALAGQMDVEGGRCFLRRESMIPLNRDHQIQTPGFGKSIGSGKFPVYAHYCGGEPHAGLLPRAIIDGDPYKIRALLVYGASLITAWPDPALWRRALSELDFLVTMDLQLTADAAYADIVLPAATAFEQESYCYYGGTLRLREKMIEPVGESRPGFRILLDLADRLGYGHLYPRTPRELLETLLKDSGITVADLEAADRHAVTIGKAPMEYRKWEKGLLRKDGRPGFETPSGKFEIRSTVLERYGYNGLPVYEESVETAVSNPELARRFPLVLGTGPFKPDMKSCLRAIPAFIKKYPYPAVEMNTADARDRGIQTGDRVIIRTARGAVPMRAHVSDRIMPGFVYAPAGGGGPLGTEEWRQANVNELADMGQFDEISGFPVYKTLLCQVSKKKRSRSGIAVQDPTLGCVG from the coding sequence GTGGCCACCAGTAGAAAAGGTATTTGCGGTCTGTGCTTTCACAGTCCGGGCTGCGGCGTGACGGTCCATTTTGACGACGACAACAAAATCGACCGGCTGGAACCGGACCCGGAGGCGCCTCTGGGCGGCATCCTCTGCCCCATGGCAAGCGCGGCCAAAGAGATCATTTATTCAGCCAGCCGGTTGGCCCATCCCCTCAAGCGGGTGGGACCCAGGGGAACTTATGAATTTACGCCGATCTCCTGGGATGAGGCCCTGGATACGATCGCGCGGAAATTAAACGCCGTCAAACAGGCCCATGGCGCCGAGGCGGCCGGGTTCTACGCGGGTACCGGCTCCTATGAGCGTTCATTCAAGGACGCCTTCCAGCTCAAGGGATCGGAAATCTATCTGGCGTCCAGCATCCTCTTTCCCTTTGGTTCTCCCAATACGTTCGGCGTGGGGGCCCCGTGTTACACCTCCCTGGGGGTTCTGGCCCCGAAGCTGACCATGGGGTGCCTGCATATCGACATGTTTTCCGATGTGGACAATTCCGACCTCATCCTGGTGTGGGGTACGGACCCCTCCACTTCCACGCCGCCGGCCATGTTCGAGCGGCTCCGGACCGCCGCCGATGAAGGAGCGGAGATCGTGGTCATCGATCCCCGGAAAACAAGGGCCGCCGATCTTCCCGGAAGCGAGTGGCTCCCCATCCGGCCGGGATCGGACGGGGCGCTGGCGTTGGGACTGGCCCACGTTCTGATCCGCGACGATCTTTATGATGGACCATTTGTGAAACAGTGGACCCTGGGGTTCGACGACTTCGCGGATTATGTGGAGGCCTTTACCCCGGCCCACGTGTCCGGCCTGACGGGGATCCCGGCCGGCCGGATCGAGGACCTGGCCCGCCGCATCGTTCATGCCGAAGGGGCTTCCTATATCATGTACACCGGGCTGGAATACACCAGAAGCGGGGTTCAGAACATCCGGGCCGTCATGGTGCTGTGGGCCCTGGCCGGACAGATGGATGTGGAAGGAGGCCGGTGTTTTCTGAGGCGGGAGAGCATGATTCCCTTGAACAGGGACCACCAGATCCAAACCCCGGGGTTTGGGAAGTCCATCGGCAGCGGGAAATTCCCGGTTTATGCCCATTACTGCGGGGGTGAACCCCATGCCGGCCTGCTGCCCCGCGCCATTATCGACGGTGATCCTTACAAAATCCGGGCCCTGCTGGTGTATGGGGCATCGCTCATCACCGCCTGGCCCGATCCCGCCCTCTGGCGAAGGGCCTTGAGCGAACTTGATTTTCTGGTCACCATGGACCTGCAGCTCACCGCGGACGCGGCCTACGCCGATATCGTCCTGCCGGCTGCCACGGCTTTTGAGCAGGAGTCCTACTGCTATTACGGCGGGACCCTGCGCCTGCGGGAAAAGATGATCGAACCGGTGGGGGAAAGCCGGCCCGGGTTCCGGATTCTGCTGGACCTGGCCGACCGGCTGGGTTACGGCCATCTCTACCCCCGGACCCCCCGGGAGCTTCTGGAAACGCTGTTGAAGGATTCCGGCATAACGGTGGCGGACCTGGAAGCGGCCGACCGGCATGCGGTGACGATCGGCAAGGCCCCCATGGAATATCGCAAATGGGAAAAGGGCCTGCTGCGAAAAGACGGCCGGCCCGGATTCGAAACGCCCTCCGGCAAATTCGAAATCCGGTCCACGGTGTTGGAGCGTTACGGCTACAACGGTCTTCCCGTTTATGAAGAATCCGTGGAAACCGCTGTCAGCAATCCGGAGCTGGCCAGACGGTTTCCCCTGGTCCTGGGCACCGGACCCTTTAAGCCGGACATGAAATCCTGCCTGCGGGCCATTCCCGCTTTCATAAAAAAGTATCCTTATCCCGCCGTGGAGATGAACACCGCCGATGCCCGGGACCGGGGCATTCAAACCGGGGACCGGGTCATCATCAGGACCGCCCGGGGAGCCGTGCCCATGCGGGCCCATGTAAGCGATCGAATCATGCCGGGGTTTGTCTATGCCCCGGCAGGCGGCGGCGGCCCCCTGGGCACCGAAGAATGGCGCCAGGCCAATGTCAACGAGCTGGCGGATATGGGCCAGTTTGATGAAATCTCCGGCTTTCCGGTTTATAAAACCCTGCTCTGCCAGGTTTCCAAAAAGAAACGGAGCCGGTCCGGCATCGCCGTTCAGGACCCCACCCTGGGTTGCGTGGGCTGA
- a CDS encoding methyltransferase domain-containing protein, protein MKKWLTERLICPECTGEEIPLDLTVHEERDDDILDGELTCPACRRAYPIRGGVAIVLPAASRDVLHETSGYNSRIMLSAYLWSHFSDLLKDPEATDAYRIWSSFFRESAGDALDIGCSVGRLSFELSKTHSRVIGIDTSVSFIKTARDLMKRKALEFDLVIEGLLTEKRSGQLDPAFRLDRVEFIVADALALPFRKQAFAAVTSINILEKVAVPLKHLANVNRVLQKNGAMFVFSDPFSWDESVSPPDLWLSAGTNGNGRLRGIDSIGAYLKGKGGVFDPPLTVIGSGQVPWKIRKTENLWEHIRSQFVVGIRSQGG, encoded by the coding sequence ATGAAAAAATGGCTGACCGAACGACTCATCTGCCCGGAATGCACGGGCGAGGAAATCCCCCTGGACCTGACTGTCCATGAAGAACGAGACGACGACATCCTGGACGGGGAATTGACTTGCCCGGCCTGCCGCCGTGCCTATCCCATCCGCGGGGGAGTCGCCATCGTGCTGCCGGCGGCCTCACGGGACGTCCTTCATGAAACGTCGGGCTATAATTCCCGGATCATGCTCTCGGCCTACCTGTGGAGTCATTTCTCCGATCTTTTAAAAGATCCGGAGGCCACCGACGCCTATCGGATCTGGTCGTCCTTTTTCAGGGAATCCGCCGGCGACGCCCTGGACATCGGTTGTTCAGTGGGCCGGCTCTCCTTTGAACTGAGCAAAACCCATTCCCGGGTCATCGGCATCGACACCTCCGTGTCGTTTATCAAAACGGCCCGGGATTTGATGAAGCGAAAAGCCCTGGAATTTGATCTGGTCATCGAAGGACTGCTCACGGAAAAACGGTCCGGCCAACTGGACCCGGCCTTCCGCCTGGATCGTGTGGAGTTTATCGTGGCCGACGCCCTGGCCCTTCCCTTCCGGAAACAGGCCTTTGCCGCCGTCACTTCCATCAACATCCTGGAAAAAGTGGCCGTGCCGCTGAAACACCTGGCGAATGTCAACCGGGTGCTTCAAAAAAACGGCGCCATGTTCGTCTTCTCCGACCCCTTTTCCTGGGATGAATCCGTGTCTCCCCCGGACCTGTGGCTGAGCGCCGGGACAAACGGCAACGGCCGCCTCAGGGGCATCGACAGCATCGGAGCCTATTTAAAGGGAAAGGGCGGGGTTTTCGATCCCCCGCTGACGGTCATTGGATCAGGCCAGGTCCCCTGGAAGATCCGAAAAACGGAAAACCTGTGGGAGCACATACGCTCCCAGTTCGTGGTGGGGATACGATCGCAGGGGGGTTAA
- a CDS encoding methyltransferase domain-containing protein, which translates to MTDFSQKMAEILNYGALNLAMAIGYKNRVFDVMANLNRPAAVSDIAAAAGLDGRYVREWLGIMATGHIVELSKSPGGDNLYFLPEENAAFLTRKSGGSNLGVYTQEIPLLTCCAMEAVTRAFQTGEGVPFSQYPDFQEFMGQLADAKHEQVLIQKFLPGVDNGRLLGRLADGIRVCDLGCGQGVATNLMARAFPRSRFAGIDNHEEAIRRAGAAARQMGLSNVEYRLFDAAAIDGDPAFYRQYDYVCAFDAIHDQRRPLDALKGVRHMLAPGGLFSMVDIKAFSDPADNLGHPMGSFLYTVSLMHCLPIGLYDNGAGLGMMWGREQAEKMLKEAGFDRVDVLEMDHDGFNLHYLCRVLTSSDRR; encoded by the coding sequence ATGACCGACTTTTCGCAGAAAATGGCCGAGATTCTCAATTATGGCGCCCTGAACCTGGCCATGGCCATTGGTTACAAGAACCGGGTTTTCGATGTCATGGCGAATTTAAACCGGCCGGCGGCCGTGTCGGACATTGCCGCCGCGGCCGGTCTTGACGGCCGTTATGTCCGGGAATGGCTGGGGATCATGGCCACCGGCCACATCGTGGAATTGTCAAAATCGCCGGGCGGCGACAACCTTTACTTTCTGCCGGAGGAAAACGCGGCCTTCCTGACGCGCAAGTCCGGCGGCAGCAACCTGGGGGTGTATACCCAGGAGATCCCCCTGCTGACCTGCTGCGCCATGGAGGCGGTGACCAGGGCCTTTCAGACCGGGGAAGGGGTCCCTTTTTCCCAGTACCCGGATTTCCAGGAATTCATGGGCCAGCTGGCGGACGCCAAGCATGAGCAGGTGCTGATTCAGAAATTTCTGCCCGGGGTGGACAACGGCCGCCTTCTGGGCCGGCTGGCCGATGGCATCCGGGTTTGCGACCTGGGCTGCGGCCAGGGGGTGGCGACAAACCTCATGGCCAGGGCCTTTCCCCGGAGCCGGTTTGCGGGCATCGACAACCATGAGGAAGCCATCCGCCGGGCCGGGGCCGCGGCCCGACAGATGGGGCTGTCCAATGTGGAATACCGTCTGTTTGACGCCGCCGCCATCGACGGCGACCCCGCGTTTTACCGGCAATATGACTATGTCTGCGCCTTTGACGCCATTCACGACCAGCGCCGGCCCCTGGATGCGCTTAAAGGCGTCCGGCACATGCTGGCGCCGGGCGGCCTTTTTTCCATGGTGGATATCAAGGCCTTCTCGGATCCGGCCGACAACCTGGGCCATCCCATGGGGTCTTTTCTGTACACGGTAAGCCTCATGCACTGCCTGCCCATCGGCCTTTACGACAACGGCGCCGGCCTGGGCATGATGTGGGGCCGGGAACAGGCCGAGAAAATGCTGAAAGAGGCCGGATTTGACCGGGTTGACGTTCTCGAGATGGACCATGACGGATTCAATCTTCATTATTTATGCCGGGTACTCACATCATCCGACCGGCGGTAA
- a CDS encoding FAD-dependent oxidoreductase, translating to MEHQKLFSPLTINGLTIPNRIVMPSMGLGYTYDFSLNDRVKAFYRARALGGVGLMTIGPVAIDTQCMSPVMPGLFEDGQIPPFKEFIDEIHRTTAARVAIQLMHMGRNAILFNGEEAIAPSPIPGKMNRQAPREMTRDDILMVIDHFARAAARAREAGFDFIEIIGCTGYLISQFLSPLTNVRTDEYGGCLENRMRFGLEVIRGVREAVGNGMPLGIRIAGNDFMDGGNTNREAALFAAEAEKAGVNAINVTGGWHETYIPQLTTPVPPGAFVYLARGIKESVSVPVFASNRLGNPDVAEKALRDGSCDMVCWGRPLIADPELPNKVRQKRFDEITPCIACNQGCFDQIITGAPVCCVLNPMAGREAEFTIQPAGRPKTIAVAGGGPAGMEFAVMAASRGHQVTLYESGDKLGGQVNLAKASPGKEEIGNIIKSLEKRMKKAGVRIRLNTPLDRETLTAVRPDLLVVATGAKPVEVNVPGIDKPHVVSAWDVLSEKVWDIGENVVIIGGSATGCETAHFVAALGAPDAATCAFLMYHHAEDEKILNALMHKTGKKITVIDMVDRLAANVGRTSRWVLVKSLKLSDVTMMPGTRLVEITDDAVIVQAGEERKNIPADTVILALGAKPNDTLSAQGKALGIDTIVIGDAKAPRKISDAVFEGFEAGLKV from the coding sequence ATGGAACACCAGAAACTTTTTTCACCCCTAACGATAAACGGCCTGACCATACCCAACCGGATCGTCATGCCGTCCATGGGGCTCGGTTATACCTATGATTTTTCCTTAAACGACCGGGTCAAGGCGTTTTACCGCGCGCGGGCGCTGGGCGGCGTCGGGCTGATGACCATCGGCCCGGTGGCCATCGACACCCAGTGCATGTCGCCGGTCATGCCGGGCCTGTTCGAAGACGGCCAGATCCCCCCGTTTAAGGAATTCATCGATGAAATTCATCGGACGACAGCCGCCAGGGTCGCCATCCAGCTCATGCACATGGGCCGCAACGCGATTCTCTTTAACGGGGAAGAGGCCATCGCGCCGTCTCCCATTCCCGGGAAAATGAACCGGCAGGCGCCCAGGGAAATGACCAGGGACGATATCCTCATGGTCATCGACCATTTCGCCCGGGCCGCCGCGCGGGCCAGGGAGGCCGGGTTTGATTTTATCGAGATCATCGGCTGCACCGGGTATCTGATCAGCCAGTTTTTGTCCCCCCTGACCAATGTCCGGACCGACGAATACGGCGGCTGCCTTGAGAACAGGATGCGTTTCGGCCTTGAAGTCATCCGGGGCGTCCGGGAGGCGGTCGGGAATGGCATGCCCCTGGGCATCCGCATCGCCGGAAACGATTTCATGGACGGCGGAAACACCAACCGGGAAGCCGCCCTGTTTGCCGCTGAAGCGGAAAAAGCCGGGGTAAACGCGATCAACGTGACCGGCGGCTGGCATGAGACGTATATCCCCCAGCTGACGACCCCGGTGCCGCCGGGCGCGTTTGTCTATCTTGCCCGGGGCATCAAAGAAAGCGTCTCCGTTCCGGTTTTCGCCTCCAACCGGCTGGGCAATCCGGATGTGGCGGAAAAAGCCTTAAGGGACGGATCCTGCGACATGGTCTGCTGGGGCCGGCCGCTGATCGCCGACCCGGAACTGCCCAATAAGGTCAGGCAGAAACGGTTTGACGAGATAACGCCCTGCATCGCCTGCAACCAGGGTTGTTTCGACCAGATCATCACCGGCGCCCCGGTCTGCTGTGTTTTAAACCCCATGGCCGGCAGGGAGGCTGAATTTACCATCCAACCGGCCGGGCGGCCTAAAACCATAGCCGTCGCCGGCGGCGGGCCGGCGGGCATGGAGTTTGCCGTCATGGCCGCCAGCCGGGGCCATCAGGTCACCCTGTACGAATCCGGAGACAAACTGGGCGGACAGGTCAACCTGGCCAAGGCGTCCCCGGGCAAGGAAGAAATCGGCAACATTATTAAAAGCCTCGAAAAACGGATGAAAAAAGCCGGGGTGCGAATCAGGCTTAACACCCCCCTTGACCGGGAAACGCTTACCGCCGTCAGGCCCGACCTCCTGGTTGTGGCCACCGGGGCAAAACCCGTTGAAGTCAACGTTCCCGGAATTGACAAGCCCCATGTGGTCAGCGCCTGGGACGTGTTGTCTGAAAAAGTGTGGGACATCGGTGAAAACGTCGTCATTATCGGCGGCAGCGCCACCGGGTGTGAAACCGCCCATTTTGTCGCGGCCCTCGGCGCGCCCGACGCCGCGACGTGCGCTTTTCTGATGTACCACCACGCCGAAGATGAAAAGATCTTAAACGCCCTGATGCATAAAACCGGGAAAAAAATTACGGTGATCGATATGGTTGACCGCCTGGCCGCCAATGTCGGACGCACCAGCCGGTGGGTTCTGGTGAAAAGTTTGAAACTGAGCGACGTGACCATGATGCCGGGCACCAGACTGGTGGAGATAACCGATGACGCGGTGATCGTTCAGGCCGGTGAAGAACGGAAAAACATTCCGGCCGACACCGTCATCCTGGCGCTGGGCGCGAAACCGAACGATACCCTTTCCGCGCAAGGTAAAGCGCTCGGGATTGATACCATTGTCATCGGCGACGCCAAAGCGCCCAGGAAAATCTCGGACGCGGTTTTCGAGGGGTTCGAAGCCGGCCTGAAGGTTTAG
- a CDS encoding enoyl-CoA hydratase-related protein, producing the protein MSDTVLKELKDGVLVLTLNRPDKKNAFNAEQWQAFADALAEARKNDDVNVVVITGAGNNFSSGQDLSDSKSLPGGGGASYRTGEDAVIEFDKPLIGAATGVAVGGGATILFFCDVLYVGESLRLRVPFTSLGMAPEFASTYMLQARIGTQRAAEILLSSKWIDADEAVACGIARARCGNAELLSTALEKATEIAQWPVNALKETKRCLNVMHKAGIRAALDAEHDAMSRQAGSPENTEAVMAFLEKRKPDFKKLIKK; encoded by the coding sequence ATGAGCGATACGGTTTTAAAAGAACTGAAAGATGGGGTGCTGGTTTTGACCTTGAACCGGCCGGACAAGAAAAACGCCTTTAACGCCGAACAATGGCAGGCGTTTGCCGATGCCCTGGCCGAGGCCAGAAAGAACGATGACGTCAACGTGGTGGTGATCACCGGCGCCGGGAATAATTTCAGTTCCGGTCAGGATTTATCCGACAGTAAAAGCCTGCCCGGAGGCGGTGGCGCATCCTACCGAACGGGCGAGGACGCCGTGATTGAATTCGACAAGCCGCTCATCGGGGCGGCCACCGGGGTGGCTGTCGGCGGCGGGGCCACCATATTGTTCTTCTGTGATGTGCTCTATGTGGGAGAAAGCCTGCGCCTGCGGGTGCCGTTTACCAGCCTGGGCATGGCCCCCGAGTTCGCCAGCACGTATATGCTGCAGGCCAGGATCGGGACCCAGCGGGCGGCCGAAATCCTGTTGAGTTCCAAGTGGATCGACGCCGATGAAGCCGTGGCCTGCGGAATCGCCAGGGCCAGATGCGGTAACGCCGAACTTCTGTCCACGGCCCTTGAGAAGGCAACGGAAATCGCGCAGTGGCCGGTCAACGCCTTAAAAGAGACCAAGCGCTGCCTGAACGTGATGCATAAAGCCGGTATCCGGGCGGCCCTGGACGCCGAGCACGATGCCATGAGCCGGCAGGCGGGAAGCCCGGAAAACACCGAGGCGGTCATGGCCTTTCTGGAAAAGCGGAAGCCGGATTTTAAAAAATTGATAAAAAAATAA